A genomic segment from Nicotiana tabacum cultivar K326 chromosome 9, ASM71507v2, whole genome shotgun sequence encodes:
- the LOC107771053 gene encoding G-type lectin S-receptor-like serine/threonine-protein kinase RLK1 isoform X1, which produces MVSFLFYVLLFLFLFPLHNLAQNNGRVATSTSLTATDETTPWFSPSGDFAFGFQKLQDKDQFLLCIWYANIRENTIVWHANISNPVPRGSRLQLDSQNGLILSDAQGNTIWRTDSLFGNIDHGFMNDTGNFVIMGNDSTDPLWESFRNPTDTLLPSQTLERGSFLVSQRSEANFSQGRFYLRMIDNGNLILVTQSVPSNSDYDDAYYNSQTFDETNVTNSGDKLVFEENGMMYVLKRNNQRQFLTPRSIPSASENYHRVTLNFDGVLTHYYRSRSSNRSGWNILWSQPDNICFNIFGGGIGACGYNNVCNLGTNKRPVCNCPKGYSLLDPNDTYGNCKPDSAVSCDEVGRGSPEDLYSFITVRDTDWPTSDFQKLSPSTEQDCQRFCLNDCFCAVAIYRSDSCWKKKLPLWNGRIDTSLNAKAFIKIRKGGVPPLSPGLPNPGSRQSKNWRNWAVVSSTLLGSSVLVNVVFIGVFCWGFFHVYKKKAKTFRPASHVPDSICHSFTYKELVEATNEFKDELGRGAFGIVYKGVMPICSRNVVAVKKLDRVAHETEKEFMNEVNVISQTHHKNLVRLLGYCNEGPHRLLVYEYMSNGTLASYLFGDQKPTWSQRTKVAMGIARGLAYLHEECSTQIIHCDIKPQNILLDDYYVARISDFGLSKLLRINQSRTLTNIRGTRGYVAPEWFRNSQVTVKVDVYSFGVLLLEIITCRKSLENEESYGPEAILTDWVLDCFQEGKFEALVETDTEALNDKKQLERFVMVGIWCIQEDSSMRPTMRKVTQMLDGSVEVTTPPCPYTFSTTI; this is translated from the exons AtggtttctttccttttttatgttCTATTGTTTCTGTTTCTCTTTCCACTACACAATTTAGCTCAAAATAATGGTAGGGTAGCTACTAGCACTTCTCTTACTGCAACAGATGAAACCACCCCATGGTTTTCACCATCTGGTGATTTTGCATTTGGGTTCCAAAAACTTCAAGATAAAGATCAATTCTTGCTTTGCATATGGTATGCAAACATACGGGAAAACACCATAGTGTGGCATGCAAATATCAGTAATCCAGTGCCACGTGGATCAAGATTACAGCTTGATTCTCAAAATGGTCTCATACTTAGTGATGCACAAGGAAATACAATTTGGAGAACTGATTCGCTTTTTGGTAATAttgaccatggatttatgaatgACACTGGAAATTTTGTTATTATGGGAAATGATTCTACTGATCCATTGTGGGAAAGTTTTAGAAACCCAACTGACACTTTGTTGCCAAGTCAAACATTGGAAAGAGGAAGCTTCCTTGTTTCTCAAAGATCAGAAGCTAATTTCTCTCAAG GTAGATTTTATCTTCGCATGATTGATAATGGGAATTTGATACTTGTTACACAAAGTGTGCCTTCCAATTCAGATTATGATGATGCGTACTATAACAGTCAAACTTTTGACGAAACAAATGTAACCAATTCTGGTGATAAATTGGTTTTTGAAGAGAATGGCATGATGTATGTATTGAAGAGAAACAATCAAAGGCAATTTCTTACTCCCAGATCCATCCCTTCAGCTTCGGAAAATTATCACCGCGTGACACTTAACTTTGATGGAGTTCTCACTCATTATTATCGCTCGAGGAGTTCTAATAGAAGTGGCTGGAATATTTTATGGTCTCAACCAGATAATATATGTTTCAATATTTTTGGAGGAGGAATAGGGGCTTGTGGATACAATAATGTGTGCAATCTTGGTACAAACAAAAGACCAGTTTGTAACTGTCCTAAAGGATATTCACtacttgatccaaatgatacttATGGCAACTGCAAACCAGATTCTGCTGTAAGTTGTGATGAAGTTGGGAGGGGTTCACCTGAAGATTTGTACAGTTTTATCACGGTTCGTGATACTGATTGGCCAACATCTGACTTTCAGAAGCTTAGCCCTTCTACTGAACAAGACTGCCAACGTTTCTGTTTGAATGATTGTTTTTGTGCTGTTGCCATTTATAGAAGCGATAGCTGCTGGAAAAAGAAGCTGCCACTCTGGAATGGGAGAATAGACACCAGTCTGAATGCGAAAGCGTTTATTAAAATAAGGAAAGGTGGTGTTCCTCCTCTAAGTCCTGGCCTTCCAAATCCAGGATCACGCCAAAGCaagaattggcgaaattgggcAGTTGTGTCGTCCACACTCTTAGGTAGCTCTGTGTTGGTGAATGTTGTCTTTATTGGTGTATTTTGTTGGGGATTCTTCCATGTTTACAAAAAGAAAGCCAAGACATTTCGTCCTGCAAGTCATGTACCTGACTCCATTTGTCATAGTTTTACATACAAAGAACTTGTCGAAGCCACAAACGAGTTCAAGGATGAGCTAGGCAGGGGTGCCTTTGGGATTGTTTACAAAGGGGTAATGCCAATCTGTTCAAGAAACGTTGTTGCTGTAAAGAAGCTGGATAGAGTTGCTCACGAGACAGAGAAGGAATTCATGAATGAAGTAAATGTGATTAGTCAGACTCATCACAAAAATTTGGTCCGTCTTCTTGGATATTGTAACGAGGGACCTCATCGCTTGTTGGTCTATGAGTATATGAGTAACGGCACTCTTGCAAGTTATCTTTTTGGTGATCAAAAACCTACTTGGAGTCAGAGGACAAAAGTTGCAATGGGAATCGCAAGGGGACTTGCATACCTCCACGAAGAGTGCAGTACACAGATTATCCATTGTGACATAAAGCCTCAAAACATTCTTCTTGATGATTATTATGTTGCTCGAATATCAGATTTTGGATTGTCTAAACTGCTGAGGATTAACCAGAGCCGAACGCTTACTAATATTAGAGGAACAAGAGGTTATGTTGCTCCAGAATGGTTCAGGAATAGTCAGGTCACGGTTAAGGTGGATGTTTACAGCTTTGGTGTATTGCTACTAGAGATCATCACTTGCCGGAAAAGCTTGGAGAATGAGGAAAGCTATGGACCGGAGGCAATTCTTACAGATTGGGTCTTGGATTGCTTTCAAGAGGGAAAATTTGAAGCTTTGGTAGAAACTGATACTGAAGCCTTGAATGACAAGAAGCAGCTCGAGAGGTTCGTGATGGTTGGTATTTGGTGCATCCAAGAAGATTCATCGATGAGGCCTACTATGAGGAAAGTCACTCAAATGCTTGATGGATCTGTTGAAGTGACGACTCCACCTTGCCCATATACATTCAGCACTACTATTTAA
- the LOC107771053 gene encoding G-type lectin S-receptor-like serine/threonine-protein kinase LECRK4 isoform X2, giving the protein MTLEILLLWEMILLIHCGKVLETQLTLCCQVKHWKEEASLFLKDQKLISLKDGLDWALQGKEKMPDKMTDEEFAVLDKKAKAGRFYLRMIDNGNLILVTQSVPSNSDYDDAYYNSQTFDETNVTNSGDKLVFEENGMMYVLKRNNQRQFLTPRSIPSASENYHRVTLNFDGVLTHYYRSRSSNRSGWNILWSQPDNICFNIFGGGIGACGYNNVCNLGTNKRPVCNCPKGYSLLDPNDTYGNCKPDSAVSCDEVGRGSPEDLYSFITVRDTDWPTSDFQKLSPSTEQDCQRFCLNDCFCAVAIYRSDSCWKKKLPLWNGRIDTSLNAKAFIKIRKGGVPPLSPGLPNPGSRQSKNWRNWAVVSSTLLGSSVLVNVVFIGVFCWGFFHVYKKKAKTFRPASHVPDSICHSFTYKELVEATNEFKDELGRGAFGIVYKGVMPICSRNVVAVKKLDRVAHETEKEFMNEVNVISQTHHKNLVRLLGYCNEGPHRLLVYEYMSNGTLASYLFGDQKPTWSQRTKVAMGIARGLAYLHEECSTQIIHCDIKPQNILLDDYYVARISDFGLSKLLRINQSRTLTNIRGTRGYVAPEWFRNSQVTVKVDVYSFGVLLLEIITCRKSLENEESYGPEAILTDWVLDCFQEGKFEALVETDTEALNDKKQLERFVMVGIWCIQEDSSMRPTMRKVTQMLDGSVEVTTPPCPYTFSTTI; this is encoded by the exons atgACACTGGAAATTTTGTTATTATGGGAAATGATTCTACTGATCCATTGTGGGAAAGTTTTAGAAACCCAACTGACACTTTGTTGCCAAGTCAAACATTGGAAAGAGGAAGCTTCCTTGTTTCTCAAAGATCAGAAGCTAATTTCTCTCAAG gatggcttagattgggcactgcaaggaaaggagaagatgccggataaaatgacggacgaggagtttgccgtcttagacaaaaaggcaaaagcag GTAGATTTTATCTTCGCATGATTGATAATGGGAATTTGATACTTGTTACACAAAGTGTGCCTTCCAATTCAGATTATGATGATGCGTACTATAACAGTCAAACTTTTGACGAAACAAATGTAACCAATTCTGGTGATAAATTGGTTTTTGAAGAGAATGGCATGATGTATGTATTGAAGAGAAACAATCAAAGGCAATTTCTTACTCCCAGATCCATCCCTTCAGCTTCGGAAAATTATCACCGCGTGACACTTAACTTTGATGGAGTTCTCACTCATTATTATCGCTCGAGGAGTTCTAATAGAAGTGGCTGGAATATTTTATGGTCTCAACCAGATAATATATGTTTCAATATTTTTGGAGGAGGAATAGGGGCTTGTGGATACAATAATGTGTGCAATCTTGGTACAAACAAAAGACCAGTTTGTAACTGTCCTAAAGGATATTCACtacttgatccaaatgatacttATGGCAACTGCAAACCAGATTCTGCTGTAAGTTGTGATGAAGTTGGGAGGGGTTCACCTGAAGATTTGTACAGTTTTATCACGGTTCGTGATACTGATTGGCCAACATCTGACTTTCAGAAGCTTAGCCCTTCTACTGAACAAGACTGCCAACGTTTCTGTTTGAATGATTGTTTTTGTGCTGTTGCCATTTATAGAAGCGATAGCTGCTGGAAAAAGAAGCTGCCACTCTGGAATGGGAGAATAGACACCAGTCTGAATGCGAAAGCGTTTATTAAAATAAGGAAAGGTGGTGTTCCTCCTCTAAGTCCTGGCCTTCCAAATCCAGGATCACGCCAAAGCaagaattggcgaaattgggcAGTTGTGTCGTCCACACTCTTAGGTAGCTCTGTGTTGGTGAATGTTGTCTTTATTGGTGTATTTTGTTGGGGATTCTTCCATGTTTACAAAAAGAAAGCCAAGACATTTCGTCCTGCAAGTCATGTACCTGACTCCATTTGTCATAGTTTTACATACAAAGAACTTGTCGAAGCCACAAACGAGTTCAAGGATGAGCTAGGCAGGGGTGCCTTTGGGATTGTTTACAAAGGGGTAATGCCAATCTGTTCAAGAAACGTTGTTGCTGTAAAGAAGCTGGATAGAGTTGCTCACGAGACAGAGAAGGAATTCATGAATGAAGTAAATGTGATTAGTCAGACTCATCACAAAAATTTGGTCCGTCTTCTTGGATATTGTAACGAGGGACCTCATCGCTTGTTGGTCTATGAGTATATGAGTAACGGCACTCTTGCAAGTTATCTTTTTGGTGATCAAAAACCTACTTGGAGTCAGAGGACAAAAGTTGCAATGGGAATCGCAAGGGGACTTGCATACCTCCACGAAGAGTGCAGTACACAGATTATCCATTGTGACATAAAGCCTCAAAACATTCTTCTTGATGATTATTATGTTGCTCGAATATCAGATTTTGGATTGTCTAAACTGCTGAGGATTAACCAGAGCCGAACGCTTACTAATATTAGAGGAACAAGAGGTTATGTTGCTCCAGAATGGTTCAGGAATAGTCAGGTCACGGTTAAGGTGGATGTTTACAGCTTTGGTGTATTGCTACTAGAGATCATCACTTGCCGGAAAAGCTTGGAGAATGAGGAAAGCTATGGACCGGAGGCAATTCTTACAGATTGGGTCTTGGATTGCTTTCAAGAGGGAAAATTTGAAGCTTTGGTAGAAACTGATACTGAAGCCTTGAATGACAAGAAGCAGCTCGAGAGGTTCGTGATGGTTGGTATTTGGTGCATCCAAGAAGATTCATCGATGAGGCCTACTATGAGGAAAGTCACTCAAATGCTTGATGGATCTGTTGAAGTGACGACTCCACCTTGCCCATATACATTCAGCACTACTATTTAA